In the genome of Papaver somniferum cultivar HN1 unplaced genomic scaffold, ASM357369v1 unplaced-scaffold_67, whole genome shotgun sequence, one region contains:
- the LOC113343803 gene encoding protein FAR1-RELATED SEQUENCE 5-like isoform X3, whose amino-acid sequence MNPCRNLLSEFDCSEDVTDNNRDLSPGKNDEIQISSEETFTDMKDIENINSLDGEELNGEVIAANGAKEPSEEELKVVRPYVGKEFESQDEAYDFYNRFAGLRDRRAKPVEQRKRQQADVRTDCKAVMMIKKRNDRWVVSGVVEEHNHKLVSPSKRNNLRSLRKINSSQKQQIVNFRLAGVKTNQLINYLEVENGGVKNIGFLPKDARNYLSTRRQLELKHGDAQAVLDYFERQQMENPSFFYKIQVDSEGQMTNSFWAYAKSRIDYYYFGDIVCFEPTYSTNRYDMPFVSIVGINHHHQIVLFGGALLYSESEDSLEWVMKTWMRAMHGKTPKVILTDQESAIGGAIASVLPGKSKDSFREINSQPESLHEFPFSCPHSPHSPTSSCSKWKHQRATNKHVSKLGAKIIMYGHEAMSS is encoded by the exons ATGAATCCTTGCCGAAATCTATTAAGTGAGTTCGATTGCAGCGAAGATGTTACTGATAACAATCGGGATCTATCACCAGGCAAGAATG ATGAGATACAAATTTCCAGTGAAGAAACATTTACTGATATGAAAGATATAGAGAATATTAATTCACTTGATGGAGAAGAACTAAACGGTGAAGTAATTGCAGCAAATGGTGCGAAAGAACCATCGGAAGAAGAACTAAAGGTTGTCCGCCCATACGTCGGAAAAGAATTTGAATCTCAAGATGAAGCATATGATTTCTATAACAGGTTTGCAG GATTGAGAGACCGTAGAGCTAAGCCTGTTGAACAAAGGAAAAGGCAGCAAGCAGATGTGAGGACAGATTGCAAGGCAGTGATGATGATAAAGAAGAGAAACGATAGATGGGTTGTGTCTGGTGTTGTAGAAGAACACAATCATAAACTTGTTTCCCCAAGTAAAAGGAACAATCTCCGGTCATTGAGAAAAATAAATAGTAGCCAAAAACAACAAATCGTGAACTTTAGACTAGCAGGCGTTAAAACAAATCAATTGATAAACTATTTGGAAGTTGAGAATGGTGGAGTGAAGAACATTGGGTTTCTTCCAAAAGATGCTAGAAATTATTTGAGTACAAGAAGGCAGTTGGAGCTAAAACATGGAGATGCTCAAGCTGTACTAGACTACTTCGAACGCCAGCAAATGGAAAATCCATcatttttttataaaattcaaGTTGATTCAGAAGGCCAAATGACTAATTCTTTTTGGGCATATGCTAAGTCAAGGATAGACTATTACTATTTTGGAGACATCGTTTGCTTTGAACCTACTTATAGCACAAATAGATATGACATGCCATTTGTTTCGATAGtaggaatcaatcatcatcatcaaattgtTTTATTTGGTGGCGCTCTCCTTTATTCCGAAAGTGAAGACTCGCTTGAGTGGGTAATGAAAACATGGATGAGGGCAATGCACGGCAAAACACCAAAGGTTATACTTACAGATCAAGAATCAGCTATTGGGGGAGCGATTGCAAGTGTTTTGCCAG GGAAAAGCAAAGATTCTTTCAGAGAAATAAACAGCCAACCCGAATCTCTCCATG AATTTCCTTTTTCATGTCCACACAGTCCACACAGTCCAACAAGTTCGTGCAGCAAGTGGAAGCATCAGCGTGCAACTAACAAGCATGTCTCTAAGTTAGGCGCAAAGATAATTATGTATGGTCATGAAGCAATGAGTAGTTAG
- the LOC113343803 gene encoding protein FAR1-RELATED SEQUENCE 5-like isoform X1, translating to MNPCRNLLSEFDCSEDVTDNNRDLSPGKNDEIQISSEETFTDMKDIENINSLDGEELNGEVIAANGAKEPSEEELKVVRPYVGKEFESQDEAYDFYNRFAGKTGFSIRWHSTNKSRVDPFEVIGRTFCCSFQGLRDRRAKPVEQRKRQQADVRTDCKAVMMIKKRNDRWVVSGVVEEHNHKLVSPSKRNNLRSLRKINSSQKQQIVNFRLAGVKTNQLINYLEVENGGVKNIGFLPKDARNYLSTRRQLELKHGDAQAVLDYFERQQMENPSFFYKIQVDSEGQMTNSFWAYAKSRIDYYYFGDIVCFEPTYSTNRYDMPFVSIVGINHHHQIVLFGGALLYSESEDSLEWVMKTWMRAMHGKTPKVILTDQESAIGGAIASVLPGKSKDSFREINSQPESLHEFPFSCPHSPHSPTSSCSKWKHQRATNKHVSKLGAKIIMYGHEAMSS from the exons ATGAATCCTTGCCGAAATCTATTAAGTGAGTTCGATTGCAGCGAAGATGTTACTGATAACAATCGGGATCTATCACCAGGCAAGAATG ATGAGATACAAATTTCCAGTGAAGAAACATTTACTGATATGAAAGATATAGAGAATATTAATTCACTTGATGGAGAAGAACTAAACGGTGAAGTAATTGCAGCAAATGGTGCGAAAGAACCATCGGAAGAAGAACTAAAGGTTGTCCGCCCATACGTCGGAAAAGAATTTGAATCTCAAGATGAAGCATATGATTTCTATAACAGGTTTGCAGGTAAAACAGGATTCAGTATTCGTTGGCACTCTACCAATAAGTCTAGGGTTGATCCTTTTGAAGTGATAGGGCGTACATTTTGTTGTTCATTTCAAGGATTGAGAGACCGTAGAGCTAAGCCTGTTGAACAAAGGAAAAGGCAGCAAGCAGATGTGAGGACAGATTGCAAGGCAGTGATGATGATAAAGAAGAGAAACGATAGATGGGTTGTGTCTGGTGTTGTAGAAGAACACAATCATAAACTTGTTTCCCCAAGTAAAAGGAACAATCTCCGGTCATTGAGAAAAATAAATAGTAGCCAAAAACAACAAATCGTGAACTTTAGACTAGCAGGCGTTAAAACAAATCAATTGATAAACTATTTGGAAGTTGAGAATGGTGGAGTGAAGAACATTGGGTTTCTTCCAAAAGATGCTAGAAATTATTTGAGTACAAGAAGGCAGTTGGAGCTAAAACATGGAGATGCTCAAGCTGTACTAGACTACTTCGAACGCCAGCAAATGGAAAATCCATcatttttttataaaattcaaGTTGATTCAGAAGGCCAAATGACTAATTCTTTTTGGGCATATGCTAAGTCAAGGATAGACTATTACTATTTTGGAGACATCGTTTGCTTTGAACCTACTTATAGCACAAATAGATATGACATGCCATTTGTTTCGATAGtaggaatcaatcatcatcatcaaattgtTTTATTTGGTGGCGCTCTCCTTTATTCCGAAAGTGAAGACTCGCTTGAGTGGGTAATGAAAACATGGATGAGGGCAATGCACGGCAAAACACCAAAGGTTATACTTACAGATCAAGAATCAGCTATTGGGGGAGCGATTGCAAGTGTTTTGCCAG GGAAAAGCAAAGATTCTTTCAGAGAAATAAACAGCCAACCCGAATCTCTCCATG AATTTCCTTTTTCATGTCCACACAGTCCACACAGTCCAACAAGTTCGTGCAGCAAGTGGAAGCATCAGCGTGCAACTAACAAGCATGTCTCTAAGTTAGGCGCAAAGATAATTATGTATGGTCATGAAGCAATGAGTAGTTAG
- the LOC113343803 gene encoding protein FAR1-RELATED SEQUENCE 5-like isoform X6, which produces MNPCRNLLSEFDCSEDVTDNNRDLSPGKNANGAKEPSEEELKVVRPYVGKEFESQDEAYDFYNRFAGLRDRRAKPVEQRKRQQADVRTDCKAVMMIKKRNDRWVVSGVVEEHNHKLVSPSKRNNLRSLRKINSSQKQQIVNFRLAGVKTNQLINYLEVENGGVKNIGFLPKDARNYLSTRRQLELKHGDAQAVLDYFERQQMENPSFFYKIQVDSEGQMTNSFWAYAKSRIDYYYFGDIVCFEPTYSTNRYDMPFVSIVGINHHHQIVLFGGALLYSESEDSLEWVMKTWMRAMHGKTPKVILTDQESAIGGAIASVLPGKSKDSFREINSQPESLHEFPFSCPHSPHSPTSSCSKWKHQRATNKHVSKLGAKIIMYGHEAMSS; this is translated from the exons ATGAATCCTTGCCGAAATCTATTAAGTGAGTTCGATTGCAGCGAAGATGTTACTGATAACAATCGGGATCTATCACCAGGCAAGAATG CAAATGGTGCGAAAGAACCATCGGAAGAAGAACTAAAGGTTGTCCGCCCATACGTCGGAAAAGAATTTGAATCTCAAGATGAAGCATATGATTTCTATAACAGGTTTGCAG GATTGAGAGACCGTAGAGCTAAGCCTGTTGAACAAAGGAAAAGGCAGCAAGCAGATGTGAGGACAGATTGCAAGGCAGTGATGATGATAAAGAAGAGAAACGATAGATGGGTTGTGTCTGGTGTTGTAGAAGAACACAATCATAAACTTGTTTCCCCAAGTAAAAGGAACAATCTCCGGTCATTGAGAAAAATAAATAGTAGCCAAAAACAACAAATCGTGAACTTTAGACTAGCAGGCGTTAAAACAAATCAATTGATAAACTATTTGGAAGTTGAGAATGGTGGAGTGAAGAACATTGGGTTTCTTCCAAAAGATGCTAGAAATTATTTGAGTACAAGAAGGCAGTTGGAGCTAAAACATGGAGATGCTCAAGCTGTACTAGACTACTTCGAACGCCAGCAAATGGAAAATCCATcatttttttataaaattcaaGTTGATTCAGAAGGCCAAATGACTAATTCTTTTTGGGCATATGCTAAGTCAAGGATAGACTATTACTATTTTGGAGACATCGTTTGCTTTGAACCTACTTATAGCACAAATAGATATGACATGCCATTTGTTTCGATAGtaggaatcaatcatcatcatcaaattgtTTTATTTGGTGGCGCTCTCCTTTATTCCGAAAGTGAAGACTCGCTTGAGTGGGTAATGAAAACATGGATGAGGGCAATGCACGGCAAAACACCAAAGGTTATACTTACAGATCAAGAATCAGCTATTGGGGGAGCGATTGCAAGTGTTTTGCCAG GGAAAAGCAAAGATTCTTTCAGAGAAATAAACAGCCAACCCGAATCTCTCCATG AATTTCCTTTTTCATGTCCACACAGTCCACACAGTCCAACAAGTTCGTGCAGCAAGTGGAAGCATCAGCGTGCAACTAACAAGCATGTCTCTAAGTTAGGCGCAAAGATAATTATGTATGGTCATGAAGCAATGAGTAGTTAG
- the LOC113343803 gene encoding protein FAR1-RELATED SEQUENCE 5-like isoform X5 encodes MNPCRNLLSEFDCSEDVTDNNRDLSPGKNANGAKEPSEEELKVVRPYVGKEFESQDEAYDFYNRFAGKTGFSIRWHSTNKSRVDPFEVIGRTFCCSFQGLRDRRAKPVEQRKRQQADVRTDCKAVMMIKKRNDRWVVSGVVEEHNHKLVSPSKRNNLRSLRKINSSQKQQIVNFRLAGVKTNQLINYLEVENGGVKNIGFLPKDARNYLSTRRQLELKHGDAQAVLDYFERQQMENPSFFYKIQVDSEGQMTNSFWAYAKSRIDYYYFGDIVCFEPTYSTNRYDMPFVSIVGINHHHQIVLFGGALLYSESEDSLEWVMKTWMRAMHGKTPKVILTDQESAIGGAIASVLPGKSKDSFREINSQPESLHEFPFSCPHSPHSPTSSCSKWKHQRATNKHVSKLGAKIIMYGHEAMSS; translated from the exons ATGAATCCTTGCCGAAATCTATTAAGTGAGTTCGATTGCAGCGAAGATGTTACTGATAACAATCGGGATCTATCACCAGGCAAGAATG CAAATGGTGCGAAAGAACCATCGGAAGAAGAACTAAAGGTTGTCCGCCCATACGTCGGAAAAGAATTTGAATCTCAAGATGAAGCATATGATTTCTATAACAGGTTTGCAGGTAAAACAGGATTCAGTATTCGTTGGCACTCTACCAATAAGTCTAGGGTTGATCCTTTTGAAGTGATAGGGCGTACATTTTGTTGTTCATTTCAAGGATTGAGAGACCGTAGAGCTAAGCCTGTTGAACAAAGGAAAAGGCAGCAAGCAGATGTGAGGACAGATTGCAAGGCAGTGATGATGATAAAGAAGAGAAACGATAGATGGGTTGTGTCTGGTGTTGTAGAAGAACACAATCATAAACTTGTTTCCCCAAGTAAAAGGAACAATCTCCGGTCATTGAGAAAAATAAATAGTAGCCAAAAACAACAAATCGTGAACTTTAGACTAGCAGGCGTTAAAACAAATCAATTGATAAACTATTTGGAAGTTGAGAATGGTGGAGTGAAGAACATTGGGTTTCTTCCAAAAGATGCTAGAAATTATTTGAGTACAAGAAGGCAGTTGGAGCTAAAACATGGAGATGCTCAAGCTGTACTAGACTACTTCGAACGCCAGCAAATGGAAAATCCATcatttttttataaaattcaaGTTGATTCAGAAGGCCAAATGACTAATTCTTTTTGGGCATATGCTAAGTCAAGGATAGACTATTACTATTTTGGAGACATCGTTTGCTTTGAACCTACTTATAGCACAAATAGATATGACATGCCATTTGTTTCGATAGtaggaatcaatcatcatcatcaaattgtTTTATTTGGTGGCGCTCTCCTTTATTCCGAAAGTGAAGACTCGCTTGAGTGGGTAATGAAAACATGGATGAGGGCAATGCACGGCAAAACACCAAAGGTTATACTTACAGATCAAGAATCAGCTATTGGGGGAGCGATTGCAAGTGTTTTGCCAG GGAAAAGCAAAGATTCTTTCAGAGAAATAAACAGCCAACCCGAATCTCTCCATG AATTTCCTTTTTCATGTCCACACAGTCCACACAGTCCAACAAGTTCGTGCAGCAAGTGGAAGCATCAGCGTGCAACTAACAAGCATGTCTCTAAGTTAGGCGCAAAGATAATTATGTATGGTCATGAAGCAATGAGTAGTTAG
- the LOC113343803 gene encoding protein FAR1-RELATED SEQUENCE 5-like isoform X2: protein MNPCRNLLSEFDCSEDVTDNNRDLSPGKNDEIQISSEETFTDMKDIENINSLDGEELNGEVIAANGAKEPSEEELKVVRPYVGKEFESQDEAYDFYNRFAGKTGFSIRWHSTNKSRVDPFEVIGRTFCCSFQGLRDRRAKPVEQRKRQQADVRTDCKAVMMIKKRNDRWVVSGVVEEHNHKLVSPSKRNNLRSLRKINSSQKQQIVNFRLAGVKTNQLINYLEVENGGVKNIGFLPKDARNYLSTRRQLELKHGDAQAVLDYFERQQMENPSFFYKIQVDSEGQMTNSFWAYAKSRIDYYYFGDIVCFEPTYSTNRYDMPFVSIVGINHHHQIVLFGGALLYSESEDSLEWVMKTWMRAMHGKTPKVILTDQESAIGGAIASVLPGKSKDSFREINSQPESLHVHTVQQVRAASGSISVQLTSMSLS from the exons ATGAATCCTTGCCGAAATCTATTAAGTGAGTTCGATTGCAGCGAAGATGTTACTGATAACAATCGGGATCTATCACCAGGCAAGAATG ATGAGATACAAATTTCCAGTGAAGAAACATTTACTGATATGAAAGATATAGAGAATATTAATTCACTTGATGGAGAAGAACTAAACGGTGAAGTAATTGCAGCAAATGGTGCGAAAGAACCATCGGAAGAAGAACTAAAGGTTGTCCGCCCATACGTCGGAAAAGAATTTGAATCTCAAGATGAAGCATATGATTTCTATAACAGGTTTGCAGGTAAAACAGGATTCAGTATTCGTTGGCACTCTACCAATAAGTCTAGGGTTGATCCTTTTGAAGTGATAGGGCGTACATTTTGTTGTTCATTTCAAGGATTGAGAGACCGTAGAGCTAAGCCTGTTGAACAAAGGAAAAGGCAGCAAGCAGATGTGAGGACAGATTGCAAGGCAGTGATGATGATAAAGAAGAGAAACGATAGATGGGTTGTGTCTGGTGTTGTAGAAGAACACAATCATAAACTTGTTTCCCCAAGTAAAAGGAACAATCTCCGGTCATTGAGAAAAATAAATAGTAGCCAAAAACAACAAATCGTGAACTTTAGACTAGCAGGCGTTAAAACAAATCAATTGATAAACTATTTGGAAGTTGAGAATGGTGGAGTGAAGAACATTGGGTTTCTTCCAAAAGATGCTAGAAATTATTTGAGTACAAGAAGGCAGTTGGAGCTAAAACATGGAGATGCTCAAGCTGTACTAGACTACTTCGAACGCCAGCAAATGGAAAATCCATcatttttttataaaattcaaGTTGATTCAGAAGGCCAAATGACTAATTCTTTTTGGGCATATGCTAAGTCAAGGATAGACTATTACTATTTTGGAGACATCGTTTGCTTTGAACCTACTTATAGCACAAATAGATATGACATGCCATTTGTTTCGATAGtaggaatcaatcatcatcatcaaattgtTTTATTTGGTGGCGCTCTCCTTTATTCCGAAAGTGAAGACTCGCTTGAGTGGGTAATGAAAACATGGATGAGGGCAATGCACGGCAAAACACCAAAGGTTATACTTACAGATCAAGAATCAGCTATTGGGGGAGCGATTGCAAGTGTTTTGCCAG GGAAAAGCAAAGATTCTTTCAGAGAAATAAACAGCCAACCCGAATCTCTCCATG TCCACACAGTCCAACAAGTTCGTGCAGCAAGTGGAAGCATCAGCGTGCAACTAACAAGCATGTCTCTAAGTTAG
- the LOC113343803 gene encoding protein FAR1-RELATED SEQUENCE 5-like isoform X4 — protein MNPCRNLLSEFDCSEDVTDNNRDLSPGKNDEIQISSEETFTDMKDIENINSLDGEELNGEVIAANGAKEPSEEELKVVRPYVGKEFESQDEAYDFYNRFAGKTGFSIRWHSTNKSRVDPFEVIGRTFCCSFQGLRDRRAKPVEQRKRQQADVRTDCKAVMMIKKRNDRWVVSGVVEEHNHKLVSPSKRNNLRSLRKINSSQKQQIVNFRLAGVKTNQLINYLEVENGGVKNIGFLPKDARNYLSTRRQLELKHGDAQAVLDYFERQQMENPSFFYKIQVDSEGQMTNSFWAYAKSRIDYYYFGDIVCFEPTYSTNRYDMPFVSIVGINHHHQIVLFGGALLYSESEDSLEWVMKTWMRAMHGKTPKVILTDQESAIGGAIASVLPAIAYMGKRQLNNLSMVGQRCLRITNCRTISG, from the exons ATGAATCCTTGCCGAAATCTATTAAGTGAGTTCGATTGCAGCGAAGATGTTACTGATAACAATCGGGATCTATCACCAGGCAAGAATG ATGAGATACAAATTTCCAGTGAAGAAACATTTACTGATATGAAAGATATAGAGAATATTAATTCACTTGATGGAGAAGAACTAAACGGTGAAGTAATTGCAGCAAATGGTGCGAAAGAACCATCGGAAGAAGAACTAAAGGTTGTCCGCCCATACGTCGGAAAAGAATTTGAATCTCAAGATGAAGCATATGATTTCTATAACAGGTTTGCAGGTAAAACAGGATTCAGTATTCGTTGGCACTCTACCAATAAGTCTAGGGTTGATCCTTTTGAAGTGATAGGGCGTACATTTTGTTGTTCATTTCAAGGATTGAGAGACCGTAGAGCTAAGCCTGTTGAACAAAGGAAAAGGCAGCAAGCAGATGTGAGGACAGATTGCAAGGCAGTGATGATGATAAAGAAGAGAAACGATAGATGGGTTGTGTCTGGTGTTGTAGAAGAACACAATCATAAACTTGTTTCCCCAAGTAAAAGGAACAATCTCCGGTCATTGAGAAAAATAAATAGTAGCCAAAAACAACAAATCGTGAACTTTAGACTAGCAGGCGTTAAAACAAATCAATTGATAAACTATTTGGAAGTTGAGAATGGTGGAGTGAAGAACATTGGGTTTCTTCCAAAAGATGCTAGAAATTATTTGAGTACAAGAAGGCAGTTGGAGCTAAAACATGGAGATGCTCAAGCTGTACTAGACTACTTCGAACGCCAGCAAATGGAAAATCCATcatttttttataaaattcaaGTTGATTCAGAAGGCCAAATGACTAATTCTTTTTGGGCATATGCTAAGTCAAGGATAGACTATTACTATTTTGGAGACATCGTTTGCTTTGAACCTACTTATAGCACAAATAGATATGACATGCCATTTGTTTCGATAGtaggaatcaatcatcatcatcaaattgtTTTATTTGGTGGCGCTCTCCTTTATTCCGAAAGTGAAGACTCGCTTGAGTGGGTAATGAAAACATGGATGAGGGCAATGCACGGCAAAACACCAAAGGTTATACTTACAGATCAAGAATCAGCTATTGGGGGAGCGATTGCAAGTGTTTTGCCAG CAATTGCTTATATGGGTAAGAGACAGTTGAACAATTTGAGCATGGTTGGACAACGATGCTTGAGAATCACGAACTGCAGAACAATAAGTGGTTGA